The segment CTTCGATGCGGATATTCCCGTACGTTTCTATGTTGCCCTCCAGGAAAGTTCCCTTTCCAATGGTGTTACTGGAGTTGCTGATTTCTTCGGCTACGCGTTTTTCTTCTTTTGAAGTAAACATGATTCTTAAAAGTTAAAATGTTACGAACTCTTCCGGATTAAGCGGGTTGCCGTTGTACCACAATTCAAAATGAAGGTGCGGTCCATCCGTCATTTCACCACTGTTGCCAACAATAGAAATGATTTCTCCTCCGTTCACAAAAGTACCAACTTTTTTATAGAGTTGGGCATTGTGCTTATATACCGAGATGAGGTTGCCCTTATGCTGGATCATCATGACATACCCTGAGTCTTGCGTCCACGAAGCAAAAATAACGGTACCATCGGCTATGCTCTTTACAGGTTCATTGGTTTTGGCAACAATGTCAACACCGTAATGGCCGCGCTTGGCATCGTATTGATCGGATAGAAATCCCGTAAGCGGAGAAAAGAAAAACGTTTCCTGCAACTCGCGGTATTTAACACTGGCCAGGGTGATCAAAGCCAAATCCGATTTTTCAAATTCTTTTCGAAATGCAGTATCTGCGGGAGCTAGTTTTAATTCGGCAGGCTTTACTAATGCCTGCCCATCACCGCGTAAATATTTTGCCGGGTCACTGAAGTTTGCCGTGTCCCCACTTAACACCCGTTGAATGCCCAGAATAAACTGGTCTTTCCGGTCAACTTCCAGGTAAAGGGAATCAACTTTTTGATCAAGCTCGATCAATTGCTTGTTCATTTGCATTTGTGCAAACCGCGGATCGAACCACTTGGCCAAAATGGTTTGCGCTAAAAAAAGGCTTATACCGAAGATGATGGCAAATATGATAACTGAAAAAAGAATTACTTTGGAGTAGGTAAACCCCATGCTTGTTTTTTCAGCAAAATTCTCCTCATTTCGGATAACCAGCTGATACCGGTTGGTTAACCAGTTCGATAATGTCTTTTTTGGCTTCAAATCACGATTTTAGCCCACAAAAGTAGATATTCTACCGGGAATTAATATGGAATATTCGTTTTTTGCGTTTCTAATGCGTTGAGCTGCAAGCCCTTGAAAATTGTCCCCATCCATACTATTCTTTTGGCCTTTGCCTCCTTGCTTGTAGCAGGGTGCTCCTCTGAATCAACAACGTTTACCAGCAAAGCCTTTCACAATACCACTGCGCACTATAATGGATACTATTATGCGCTGGAAGAGATCACCAAAATCGAAAACACTATACGAAAACATCATAAAGATGATTACAACCGTGTGCTTCGCCTCTATCCGCCCCTTGACTCGACCCTGGCAAAAAGTTATGATAAAGATGTTCAGGAAGCCATTAAGATGGCCTCTATTGCCATTCAACGCCACCCCAAAAGCAAATGGGTTGATGATAGCTACATTCTCGTAGGCAAAGGAAGGTTATACAGTTTGGACTGGGGCAATGCTATCCAAACCTTTAAATATGTTAACACAAAAGGTGCCGATATAAATGCCCGCCACCAGGCCTTGCTGTGGTTGGCCCGGACCTTTACCGAGCATGGCGAGTATGGCAATGCCGAGGCCACGTTCGATTTCCTTCAAAAAGAGAAGTTAAGCAAGACCAATCTTAAAAATCTTTACCTCGAAAAAGCTTACCACTACCAGGTGCGTGATGATGATGACCGTTTTGTCAAAAACCTTACCGAAGCTGTGCCGCTCTTAAAGAAGAAAGACAGGCCCGGAAGGATCTATTTCATACTCGGGCAAGTGTACCAAAAGCTTGGGTTTGAAGCCGAGGCTTACAACTATTTCAGGAAGTGCATTGAAACCCATCCTGAATACGAGGTTGATTTTTACGCCCGCTTATACATGGCACAGGTGGCCGAGATTTCAAAAAGCAGGAACATTGCCAACGCACGCAAATCGTTTAAGAAACTTTTAAAAGACAGTAAGAACAAAGAGTTCAAAGACAAGATATACTACGAGATGGGCGTGTTTGAACGCAAGCAAGATAACGTCAAAGAAGCTATTGAAAACTACAAGCTGGCGCTTCGTGAAGGCAACAACAAACAAATTGATGGTGAAGCTTACCTTCGGTTGGGTGAAATTTATTACGACACCCTTAAGGATTACGAGAAAGCCAAGCTTTATTACGACAGCACGGTAACAACACTAAATAAAGACTATGAGGATTACCCCGCTATTAAATCACGGCAGGAAGTGCTTGCAGAATTCGTCAAGCATTTGAAAACGATTGAATGGCAGGATAGTTTGCTGGTGTTGGCCAAGCTGGATTCGGCTGCGCTTATGGTGCATATTCAAACCATGCTCGAAAGCAAAAAAGAGCCGGAAGCCAAGCCGGGAAAAAAGAAAAAAAGAAACCGCATTGACATTAGCCAGGTAAGTTCATCCTTTACTACGGCAACATCATTGGAAGGGACCGATTGGTATTTTGGAAATGCCTCCGCGCGTGCCTTGGGGCAACAGGAGTTTAGGCGAATTTGGGGCAGCATACCCCTTGAAGATAATTGGCGCAGATCATCACGGGCAGTACCGGTAGCACAACGCCCCAATACTATTGTTGGATCAGAAAATCAGCTTCTTCCATCTACAGAAACAACAGAAGATAAAACCGAAGCCGACCCGGTGTTGAGTGAGTTTAATAAAATAAGTAAAGAATTACCCAAAACACCCGAACAGGTTGAGGAGGCTTTGGAAAAAATTGAGGATGCTTACTTTTTATTGGGAGACATTTACTATTTCAAACTACAGGAAAAACGCAATGCCGTTAATACGTATGAAAAACTACTGGCCCGTTTTCCCAATACCCATTACCGACCTGAAGTTTTATACAAACTTTACCTGATGCATAAAGAGGTTCAGCCTGAAAAAGCCGAGCGTTATGCCCAGGAACTAACAAGCGAATTTCCGGAAAGTTTGTTCGCCAAAATCCTTATTAACCCCGATTACTTGTTGGAATCGAGCCAGGTCGTTGAATTACAAAAAGCACTTTATCGGGAGGCTTACCAAAAATTTGAAACATGGCAACTCAACGAAGCAATAGCATTGATCAATAAAGCCCTTGCAGAAGAAAAAACAACCTTCACGCCTAACCTTGAATTGTTGAAAATACTGGTTATTGGTCCATCCGAAAGCCTCGCCCAGTATCAATACAATCTTGATGAATTTATAAAAAATAATCCCGAGGCTGAAGTAACTTCCTACGCTAAAAGACTGTTATCTGCTTCACGTGATTTTGAGTTAAAACGCGAAAAGGAAAGAGGCATCCAATACAGTACCTCGTTTGATGAACCCCATTATTTTGTAATGGTTTATAAAACGGAGGCGAAAATGGAAGACATCGCATCAAAAACAATGGATGCTTTTAACCAGGCGAACTTTAAGGAACTTAGCTTAAAAGTCAGTAATCTGATCCTTAACGAAGGTCTCTCCATCACCTTTGTTTCTGACTTGCCGAAAATGAAAGCAGCCCTTGAGTATTACCGCACGTTTAACGAAAAGCAGCCTTCGCTCAACGCTTTAAAGAACCATAAATTCAATACTTTTGTAATTACGAAAAACAATTTCGATATCTTTTACCGTACAAAAGGCCTAGATGAGTACCTCCAATTCTTTGAAAAAAACTATAACCCGAAAAATCCATAGTGCCTTAGGGTTAAAGCTTCCGTGGTTTAAACGAATCGTTAAAATCATTTGGATTCTTTTCTTCTGTTTCATCCTGGGGTTTCCGCTTTATATCTATTCTGTAAGCATTGATTTGTTTGGGCTGTTCGGTGGCATGCCTAGCTTAAAATCCATTGAAAACCCGGAGAACGACCTGTCTTCTGAATTGATTTCGGCTGATGGTGTTTCGCTTGGCCGGTACTTCCGATACAACAGAAGCCAGGTTTCGTATTACAACCTTTCAAAAGATTTGGTGAACACACTTATCCTTTCGGAAGATCACCGGTTTTATAGCCATTCCGGTATGGACTTTATTGCATACCTGAGGGTACTTAAAGGCCTGTTAACGTTTAGTCCTGCCGGTGGTGGCAGCACCATTACACAACAGCTCGCCAAAAATTTGTATACACAAAATCCAAACATGGGGCTTGACGGTACGTTGGGAAAGTTAGGCCGGACTCCCCGAAGGGTAATACAGAAAACAAAAGAATGGATTATTTCTTACCACCTGGAAAAGAATTTCACTAAAGAAGAAATTATTGCCATGTACTTGAATACCGCGGAGTTTGGAAGCAACGCCTACGGCATTCAGGTAGCTGCTGAAACCTACTTCAGTAAAACCCCTGACAGTTTAAATGTACAAGAGTCGGCTGTACTCGTGGGTATGCTGCAGGCCATTACCCGCTTTAACCCAGTGGCCAATCCTGAAAACTCACTACGAAAACGAAACGAAGTGCTGGCAAAACTGTATTACCACGGCTACATAAAATCACGCGAAGCATACGACTCCATTAGGGCATTGCCTATTGTGTTGCAATACCGGGTGCAAAACCAAAACGAAGGTTTGGCAACTTACTTCCGGAGTGTTATCGGGCAGGATTTGATGGCATGGTGCAAAGCCAGGGGAATTGATTTGTGGGAATCGGGGCTAAAAATTTATACAACTATTGACAGCCGCATGCAACGCTATGCTGAAGAGGCCGTAGCGGAGCACATGAAATTTTTACAAGGCGATTTTGATACACACTGGAAAGGGAAAAATCCATGGATTGATGAGAGTGGAAATGAGATAAAAGGCTATTTGCAATCACGTATTAAACAAACCGATGCTTACAAAAACTTAGTGGCGCGGTACGGTGCCGATAACGACTCGGTAAAAATTATGCTGAACCTGAAAAAGCCCATGCGCATATTCACCTGGAATGGCGAGCGTGATACACTTTTCAGTTCAATGGATTCATTAAACTACTATAAGCGCTTTTTACATACCGGCTTAATTGCCATTGATGCCAACACCGGGGCAATTAAAGCCTGGGTTGGTGGTGTTAATCATAAGTATTTTAAGTTCGATCACGTACGGCAAGGAAAGCGACAACCCGGCTCTACCTTCAAGCCTTTCGTTTACGGTGCTGCCCTTGAACTTGGGTATAACCCATGCCTCGAACTGACTGATGTTTCTCCGGTATTCAATGTTCCGGGCGGAACATGGTATCCTCCAAATTCGGATGGCTCGCGGGGAACTGGTGAAAAAATGACCTTGCGCCAGGCCATGGCACGTTCGGTAAACTCTATTACCGCACAAGTAATGAAAGAGATAAAAGAAAAAACTGTTGTTGAATTTGCGCATCGGGTAGGTATCTCCAGCACGCTGGATCCTGTACCCTCACTTTGCCTCGGTGTAAGTGACGTTTCGCTTTACGAAATGGCCGGGGCTTATGCCACGTTTGTTAATAGCGGCATTTATACCGAGCCGTACTACATCACCAGGATAGAAGACAAGAATGGAAACGTGATTGAAAGTATTGTACCTAAAACCCGCGAAGCGATTAGTGAACAAACTGCCTATAAAATGATTTATATGCTGCAAGGTGGGGTGGAAGAAGAAGGTGGTACATCACGCGGGCTAAGTCGAGATTTAAAAATTGATAATGAAATTGGCGGAAAAACCGGAACCACCAACAACGCTTCCGATGGTTGGTATATGGGCGTTACCCACAACCTTGTATCCGGTGTGTGGGTTGGTGGCGATGAACGGAGCATCCATTACCGTACCTGGAGCTCCGGACAGGGATCACGAACCGCACGCCCCATTTGGGACAAGTTCATGACAAAAGTCTACAGAGACGAATCCCTTGATTACAAAAAAGGTCAATTTAAAAGGCCCAAAACGGGGCTTGATATAACCTTAGATTGCTCCCGTTATCCGGGTGCCGATTCCATACAGGTTATTGACCATAAGCCATGGGATGACTTCAATTAAAGCTCAACAGCATGCTGCATGATGAGCTTAAAGAATATTCCTTACGCCTACCCGATTCGCCTGGTGTTTACCGGTTTTACAATACAGAGAACCAACTCATTTATGTAGGGAAAGCAAAAAGCCTGAAAAAAAGGGTTAGCAGCTATTTCTCTAAAAGCAGCGGCATAAGCCGAAAAACGCTAAAGCTTGTTTCAGAAATATCAAAAATTGAATACACCGTATCGAATACGGAATTCGATGCGCTGTTACTGGAGAATAACCTGATAAAACAAAATCAACCGAAGTACAACATCCTGCTCAAGGATGATAAAACTTTTCCATACCTGTGTATTCTTAAAGAAAGGTTCCCCAGGATCATAGCCACAAGAAAATACAATACAGGACAGGGCGAATATTTCGGGCCGTATGCCAGTGTTGTGGCCATGAAAAGTGTTTTAGAGCTGATCCGAAAACTGTACACCATCCGCACATGCTCATTGATGTTAAGTAAGGCAAATATTGATCAGAAAAAATTTAAGGTATGCCTCGAGTTTCATATCGGCAATTGTAAGGGCCCCTGTGAAGCACTTCAAACTGAAGAAGATTATCTCCAGGACATTGAACAAGCCAGAAACATCCTAAAGGGGAATTTGAGTATCGTGGAGAACCACTTCCTCCAACAGATGAAAAAGGCAGCGGATAGCCTGTCTTTTGAACGGGCTCAGTATTATAAAGAAAAGCTGGAAGTTCTGGAACGGTTTCAAACCAAATCGTTGGTTGTTAATAAAGACCTTACCGATATTGATGTAATTACTATTA is part of the Cyclobacteriaceae bacterium genome and harbors:
- a CDS encoding peptidoglycan DD-metalloendopeptidase family protein, with the protein product MGFTYSKVILFSVIIFAIIFGISLFLAQTILAKWFDPRFAQMQMNKQLIELDQKVDSLYLEVDRKDQFILGIQRVLSGDTANFSDPAKYLRGDGQALVKPAELKLAPADTAFRKEFEKSDLALITLASVKYRELQETFFFSPLTGFLSDQYDAKRGHYGVDIVAKTNEPVKSIADGTVIFASWTQDSGYVMMIQHKGNLISVYKHNAQLYKKVGTFVNGGEIISIVGNSGEMTDGPHLHFELWYNGNPLNPEEFVTF
- a CDS encoding tetratricopeptide repeat protein; protein product: MKIVPIHTILLAFASLLVAGCSSESTTFTSKAFHNTTAHYNGYYYALEEITKIENTIRKHHKDDYNRVLRLYPPLDSTLAKSYDKDVQEAIKMASIAIQRHPKSKWVDDSYILVGKGRLYSLDWGNAIQTFKYVNTKGADINARHQALLWLARTFTEHGEYGNAEATFDFLQKEKLSKTNLKNLYLEKAYHYQVRDDDDRFVKNLTEAVPLLKKKDRPGRIYFILGQVYQKLGFEAEAYNYFRKCIETHPEYEVDFYARLYMAQVAEISKSRNIANARKSFKKLLKDSKNKEFKDKIYYEMGVFERKQDNVKEAIENYKLALREGNNKQIDGEAYLRLGEIYYDTLKDYEKAKLYYDSTVTTLNKDYEDYPAIKSRQEVLAEFVKHLKTIEWQDSLLVLAKLDSAALMVHIQTMLESKKEPEAKPGKKKKRNRIDISQVSSSFTTATSLEGTDWYFGNASARALGQQEFRRIWGSIPLEDNWRRSSRAVPVAQRPNTIVGSENQLLPSTETTEDKTEADPVLSEFNKISKELPKTPEQVEEALEKIEDAYFLLGDIYYFKLQEKRNAVNTYEKLLARFPNTHYRPEVLYKLYLMHKEVQPEKAERYAQELTSEFPESLFAKILINPDYLLESSQVVELQKALYREAYQKFETWQLNEAIALINKALAEEKTTFTPNLELLKILVIGPSESLAQYQYNLDEFIKNNPEAEVTSYAKRLLSASRDFELKREKERGIQYSTSFDEPHYFVMVYKTEAKMEDIASKTMDAFNQANFKELSLKVSNLILNEGLSITFVSDLPKMKAALEYYRTFNEKQPSLNALKNHKFNTFVITKNNFDIFYRTKGLDEYLQFFEKNYNPKNP
- a CDS encoding transglycosylase domain-containing protein, translating into MSTSNSLKKTITRKIHSALGLKLPWFKRIVKIIWILFFCFILGFPLYIYSVSIDLFGLFGGMPSLKSIENPENDLSSELISADGVSLGRYFRYNRSQVSYYNLSKDLVNTLILSEDHRFYSHSGMDFIAYLRVLKGLLTFSPAGGGSTITQQLAKNLYTQNPNMGLDGTLGKLGRTPRRVIQKTKEWIISYHLEKNFTKEEIIAMYLNTAEFGSNAYGIQVAAETYFSKTPDSLNVQESAVLVGMLQAITRFNPVANPENSLRKRNEVLAKLYYHGYIKSREAYDSIRALPIVLQYRVQNQNEGLATYFRSVIGQDLMAWCKARGIDLWESGLKIYTTIDSRMQRYAEEAVAEHMKFLQGDFDTHWKGKNPWIDESGNEIKGYLQSRIKQTDAYKNLVARYGADNDSVKIMLNLKKPMRIFTWNGERDTLFSSMDSLNYYKRFLHTGLIAIDANTGAIKAWVGGVNHKYFKFDHVRQGKRQPGSTFKPFVYGAALELGYNPCLELTDVSPVFNVPGGTWYPPNSDGSRGTGEKMTLRQAMARSVNSITAQVMKEIKEKTVVEFAHRVGISSTLDPVPSLCLGVSDVSLYEMAGAYATFVNSGIYTEPYYITRIEDKNGNVIESIVPKTREAISEQTAYKMIYMLQGGVEEEGGTSRGLSRDLKIDNEIGGKTGTTNNASDGWYMGVTHNLVSGVWVGGDERSIHYRTWSSGQGSRTARPIWDKFMTKVYRDESLDYKKGQFKRPKTGLDITLDCSRYPGADSIQVIDHKPWDDFN